A single genomic interval of Symphalangus syndactylus isolate Jambi chromosome 18, NHGRI_mSymSyn1-v2.1_pri, whole genome shotgun sequence harbors:
- the CSNK1E gene encoding casein kinase I isoform X5 translates to MELRVGNKYRLGRKIGSGSFGDIYLGANIASGEEVAIKLECVKTKHPQLHIESKFYKMMQGGVGIPSIKWCGAEGDYNVMVMELLGPSLEDLFNFCSRKFSLKTVLLLADQMISRIEYIHSKNFIHRDVKPDNFLMGLGKKGNLVYIIDFGLAKKYRDARTHQHIPYRENKNLTGTARYASINTHLGIEQSRRDDLESLGYVLMYFNLGSLPWQGLKAATKRQKYERISEKKMSTPIEVLCKGYPSEFSTYLNFCRSLRFDDKPDYSYLRQLFRNLFHRQGFSYDYVFDWNMLKFGIGHRALSHRDSHSQVWFMMGLALQLSTTPRMDFVFSRRALSKMVTIGHM, encoded by the exons GTGCCAACATCGCCTCTGGTGAGGAAGTCGCCATCAAGCTGGAGTGTGTGAAGACAAAGCACCCCCAGCTGCACATCGAGAGCAAGTTCTACAAGATGATGCAGGGCGGCG TGGGGATCCCGTCCATCAAGTGGTGCGGAGCTGAGGGCGACTACAATGTGATGGTCATGGAGCTGCTGGGGCCCAGCCTCGAGGACCTGTTCAACTTCTGCTCCCGCAAGTTCAGCCTCAAGACGGTGCTGCTCCTGGCCGACCAGATG ATCAGCCGCATCGAGTATATCCACTCCAAGAACTTTATCCACCGGGACGTCAAGCCCGACAACTTCCTCATGGGGCTGGGGAAGAAGGGCAACCTGGTCTACATCATCGACTTCGGCCTGGCCAAGAAGTACCGGGACGCCCGCACCCACCAGCACATTCCCTACCGGGAAAACAAGAACCTGACCGGCACGGCCCGCTATGCTTCCATCAACACGCACCTGGGCATTG AGCAAAGCCGTCGAGATGACCTGGAGAGCCTGGGCTACGTGCTCATGTACTTCAACCTGGGCTCCCTGCCCTGGCAGGGGCTCAAAGCAGCCACCAAGCGCCAGAAGTATGAGCGGATCAGCGAGAAGAAGATGTCAACGCCCATCGAGGTCCTTTGCAAAGGCTATCCCT CTGAATTCTCAACATACCTCAACTTCTGCCGCTCCCTGCGGTTTGATGACAAGCCCGACTACTCTTACCTACGTCAGCTCTTCCGCAACCTCTTCCACCGGCAGGGCTTCTCCTATGACTACGTCTTCGACTGGAACATGCTGAAATTC GGCATTGGGCACCGGGCACTTTCTCATCGAGATAGTCACTCCCAAGTCTGGTTCATGATGGGCTTGGCCCTCCAGCTCAGCACAACTCCAAGAATGGATTTTGTATTCTCTAGACGGGCACTGTCCAAGATGGTAACCATTGGCCACATGTGA
- the CSNK1E gene encoding casein kinase I isoform X2, translated as MELRVGNKYRLGRKIGSGSFGDIYLGANIASGEEVAIKLECVKTKHPQLHIESKFYKMMQGGVGIPSIKWCGAEGDYNVMVMELLGPSLEDLFNFCSRKFSLKTVLLLADQMISRIEYIHSKNFIHRDVKPDNFLMGLGKKGNLVYIIDFGLAKKYRDARTHQHIPYRENKNLTGTARYASINTHLGIEQSRRDDLESLGYVLMYFNLGSLPWQGLKAATKRQKYERISEKKMSTPIEVLCKGYPSEFSTYLNFCRSLRFDDKPDYSYLRQLFRNLFHRQGFSYDYVFDWNMLKFMRPPSCQPPALPCGRPRDELGCSPEPRGRGPGAARARARGEDGAATGVRDPSPAPWPTHRGHCQPAPQCRRARGFHASLPHPAGWQYFSQSDLAGRPGEEGEYEAAQGRACQCLLLRPHWAARGLPDPSLTDKCAI; from the exons GTGCCAACATCGCCTCTGGTGAGGAAGTCGCCATCAAGCTGGAGTGTGTGAAGACAAAGCACCCCCAGCTGCACATCGAGAGCAAGTTCTACAAGATGATGCAGGGCGGCG TGGGGATCCCGTCCATCAAGTGGTGCGGAGCTGAGGGCGACTACAATGTGATGGTCATGGAGCTGCTGGGGCCCAGCCTCGAGGACCTGTTCAACTTCTGCTCCCGCAAGTTCAGCCTCAAGACGGTGCTGCTCCTGGCCGACCAGATG ATCAGCCGCATCGAGTATATCCACTCCAAGAACTTTATCCACCGGGACGTCAAGCCCGACAACTTCCTCATGGGGCTGGGGAAGAAGGGCAACCTGGTCTACATCATCGACTTCGGCCTGGCCAAGAAGTACCGGGACGCCCGCACCCACCAGCACATTCCCTACCGGGAAAACAAGAACCTGACCGGCACGGCCCGCTATGCTTCCATCAACACGCACCTGGGCATTG AGCAAAGCCGTCGAGATGACCTGGAGAGCCTGGGCTACGTGCTCATGTACTTCAACCTGGGCTCCCTGCCCTGGCAGGGGCTCAAAGCAGCCACCAAGCGCCAGAAGTATGAGCGGATCAGCGAGAAGAAGATGTCAACGCCCATCGAGGTCCTTTGCAAAGGCTATCCCT CTGAATTCTCAACATACCTCAACTTCTGCCGCTCCCTGCGGTTTGATGACAAGCCCGACTACTCTTACCTACGTCAGCTCTTCCGCAACCTCTTCCACCGGCAGGGCTTCTCCTATGACTACGTCTTCGACTGGAACATGCTGAAATTC ATGCGGCCCCCTTCCTGCCAGCCCCCTGCCCTTCCCTGCGGACGGCCCCGGGATGAACTAG GGTGCAGCCCGGAACCCCGAGGACGTGGACCGGGAGCGGCGAGAGCACGAGCGCGAGGAGAGGATGGGGCAGCTACGGGGGTCCGCGACCCGAGCCCTGCCCCCTGGCCCACCCACAGGGGCCACTGCCAACCGGCTCCGCAGTGCCGCCGAGCCCGTGGCTTCCACGCCAGCCTCCCGCATCCAGCCGGCTG GCAATACTTCTCCCAGAGCGATCTCGCGGGTCGACCGGGAGAGGAAGGTGAGTATGAGGCTGCACAGGGGCGCGCCTGCCAATGTCTCCTCCTCAGACCTCACTGGGCGGCAAGAGGTCTCCCGGATCCCAGCCTCACAG ACAAGTGTGCCATTTGA
- the CSNK1E gene encoding casein kinase I isoform X1 translates to MELRVGNKYRLGRKIGSGSFGDIYLGANIASGEEVAIKLECVKTKHPQLHIESKFYKMMQGGVGIPSIKWCGAEGDYNVMVMELLGPSLEDLFNFCSRKFSLKTVLLLADQMISRIEYIHSKNFIHRDVKPDNFLMGLGKKGNLVYIIDFGLAKKYRDARTHQHIPYRENKNLTGTARYASINTHLGIEQSRRDDLESLGYVLMYFNLGSLPWQGLKAATKRQKYERISEKKMSTPIEVLCKGYPSEFSTYLNFCRSLRFDDKPDYSYLRQLFRNLFHRQGFSYDYVFDWNMLKFVSHLEAKAGLGDWTGKALTQKARVSRWRVGLPTDGRYELDSVVDLTGVPEPSGLICADSLCRHGQQGPGRALSPVGTRRTWLRLGSLLDARSRAWVVLALPPAALIAVYTVLLLLFCTSQVATYTVAPVASLDPVMVLAFFLVMGLWVWLSSCSVSLF, encoded by the exons GTGCCAACATCGCCTCTGGTGAGGAAGTCGCCATCAAGCTGGAGTGTGTGAAGACAAAGCACCCCCAGCTGCACATCGAGAGCAAGTTCTACAAGATGATGCAGGGCGGCG TGGGGATCCCGTCCATCAAGTGGTGCGGAGCTGAGGGCGACTACAATGTGATGGTCATGGAGCTGCTGGGGCCCAGCCTCGAGGACCTGTTCAACTTCTGCTCCCGCAAGTTCAGCCTCAAGACGGTGCTGCTCCTGGCCGACCAGATG ATCAGCCGCATCGAGTATATCCACTCCAAGAACTTTATCCACCGGGACGTCAAGCCCGACAACTTCCTCATGGGGCTGGGGAAGAAGGGCAACCTGGTCTACATCATCGACTTCGGCCTGGCCAAGAAGTACCGGGACGCCCGCACCCACCAGCACATTCCCTACCGGGAAAACAAGAACCTGACCGGCACGGCCCGCTATGCTTCCATCAACACGCACCTGGGCATTG AGCAAAGCCGTCGAGATGACCTGGAGAGCCTGGGCTACGTGCTCATGTACTTCAACCTGGGCTCCCTGCCCTGGCAGGGGCTCAAAGCAGCCACCAAGCGCCAGAAGTATGAGCGGATCAGCGAGAAGAAGATGTCAACGCCCATCGAGGTCCTTTGCAAAGGCTATCCCT CTGAATTCTCAACATACCTCAACTTCTGCCGCTCCCTGCGGTTTGATGACAAGCCCGACTACTCTTACCTACGTCAGCTCTTCCGCAACCTCTTCCACCGGCAGGGCTTCTCCTATGACTACGTCTTCGACTGGAACATGCTGAAATTCGTGAGTCacctggaggccaaggcgggcttgGGGGACTGGACGGGGAAGGCCCTGACTCAGAAGGCCAGAGTGAGCCGGTGGCGGGTGGGGCTCCCGACAGATGGGAGATATGAGCTGGACAGTGTGGTTGACCTCACTGGGGTCCCAGAGCCCTCTGGCCTCATCTGTGCTGATAGCTTGTGCCGCCATGGgcagcagggcccaggcagggctCTGTCTCCCGTCGGAACAAGGAGGACCTGGCTTCGCCTGGGGTCCCTCCTGGATGCCCGCAGCAGGGCATGGGTGGTGCTGGCGCTGCCCCCTGCCGCCCTGATCGCCGTCTACACCGTCCTGCTGCTCCTGTTTTGCACATCCCAGGTGGCTACCTACACCGTGGCCCCTGTGGCCAGCCTGGACCCAGTCATGGTCCTTGCTTTCTTCTTGGTCATGGGCCTCTGGGTCTGGCTAAGCAGTTGTTCTGTTTCCCTCTTTTAA
- the CSNK1E gene encoding casein kinase I isoform X4 yields the protein MELRVGNKYRLGRKIGSGSFGDIYLGANIASGEEVAIKLECVKTKHPQLHIESKFYKMMQGGVGIPSIKWCGAEGDYNVMVMELLGPSLEDLFNFCSRKFSLKTVLLLADQMISRIEYIHSKNFIHRDVKPDNFLMGLGKKGNLVYIIDFGLAKKYRDARTHQHIPYRENKNLTGTARYASINTHLGIEQSRRDDLESLGYVLMYFNLGSLPWQGLKAATKRQKYERISEKKMSTPIEVLCKGYPSEFSTYLNFCRSLRFDDKPDYSYLRQLFRNLFHRQGFSYDYVFDWNMLKFGASSSQAQPRDSPMTAKGPFCPCPCPCAGPTYSPTYWCPAPLGTQSPPDRPVEEVEELSPQNYWPVVWTPGPHF from the exons GTGCCAACATCGCCTCTGGTGAGGAAGTCGCCATCAAGCTGGAGTGTGTGAAGACAAAGCACCCCCAGCTGCACATCGAGAGCAAGTTCTACAAGATGATGCAGGGCGGCG TGGGGATCCCGTCCATCAAGTGGTGCGGAGCTGAGGGCGACTACAATGTGATGGTCATGGAGCTGCTGGGGCCCAGCCTCGAGGACCTGTTCAACTTCTGCTCCCGCAAGTTCAGCCTCAAGACGGTGCTGCTCCTGGCCGACCAGATG ATCAGCCGCATCGAGTATATCCACTCCAAGAACTTTATCCACCGGGACGTCAAGCCCGACAACTTCCTCATGGGGCTGGGGAAGAAGGGCAACCTGGTCTACATCATCGACTTCGGCCTGGCCAAGAAGTACCGGGACGCCCGCACCCACCAGCACATTCCCTACCGGGAAAACAAGAACCTGACCGGCACGGCCCGCTATGCTTCCATCAACACGCACCTGGGCATTG AGCAAAGCCGTCGAGATGACCTGGAGAGCCTGGGCTACGTGCTCATGTACTTCAACCTGGGCTCCCTGCCCTGGCAGGGGCTCAAAGCAGCCACCAAGCGCCAGAAGTATGAGCGGATCAGCGAGAAGAAGATGTCAACGCCCATCGAGGTCCTTTGCAAAGGCTATCCCT CTGAATTCTCAACATACCTCAACTTCTGCCGCTCCCTGCGGTTTGATGACAAGCCCGACTACTCTTACCTACGTCAGCTCTTCCGCAACCTCTTCCACCGGCAGGGCTTCTCCTATGACTACGTCTTCGACTGGAACATGCTGAAATTC GGGGCTTCCTCGAGCCAGGCTCAGCCCCGTGACAGCCCCATGACAGCGAAGGGACCTTTCTGTCCCTGCCCCTGTCCCTGTGCCGGGCCCACGTACTCACCCACGTACTG GTGCCCGGCTCCCCTGGGCACCCAGAGCCCCCCAGATAGGccggtggaggaggtggaggagctgTCCCCCCAAAACTACTGGCCTGTGGTCTGGACACCAGGGCCCCATTTCTGA
- the CSNK1E gene encoding casein kinase I isoform X3, whose translation MELRVGNKYRLGRKIGSGSFGDIYLGANIASGEEVAIKLECVKTKHPQLHIESKFYKMMQGGVGIPSIKWCGAEGDYNVMVMELLGPSLEDLFNFCSRKFSLKTVLLLADQMISRIEYIHSKNFIHRDVKPDNFLMGLGKKGNLVYIIDFGLAKKYRDARTHQHIPYRENKNLTGTARYASINTHLGIEQSRRDDLESLGYVLMYFNLGSLPWQGLKAATKRQKYERISEKKMSTPIEVLCKGYPSEFSTYLNFCRSLRFDDKPDYSYLRQLFRNLFHRQGFSYDYVFDWNMLKFGAARNPEDVDRERREHEREERMGQLRGSATRALPPGPPTGATANRLRSAAEPVASTPASRIQPAGNTSPRAISRVDRERKVSMRLHRGAPANVSSSDLTGRQEVSRIPASQTSVPFDHLGK comes from the exons GTGCCAACATCGCCTCTGGTGAGGAAGTCGCCATCAAGCTGGAGTGTGTGAAGACAAAGCACCCCCAGCTGCACATCGAGAGCAAGTTCTACAAGATGATGCAGGGCGGCG TGGGGATCCCGTCCATCAAGTGGTGCGGAGCTGAGGGCGACTACAATGTGATGGTCATGGAGCTGCTGGGGCCCAGCCTCGAGGACCTGTTCAACTTCTGCTCCCGCAAGTTCAGCCTCAAGACGGTGCTGCTCCTGGCCGACCAGATG ATCAGCCGCATCGAGTATATCCACTCCAAGAACTTTATCCACCGGGACGTCAAGCCCGACAACTTCCTCATGGGGCTGGGGAAGAAGGGCAACCTGGTCTACATCATCGACTTCGGCCTGGCCAAGAAGTACCGGGACGCCCGCACCCACCAGCACATTCCCTACCGGGAAAACAAGAACCTGACCGGCACGGCCCGCTATGCTTCCATCAACACGCACCTGGGCATTG AGCAAAGCCGTCGAGATGACCTGGAGAGCCTGGGCTACGTGCTCATGTACTTCAACCTGGGCTCCCTGCCCTGGCAGGGGCTCAAAGCAGCCACCAAGCGCCAGAAGTATGAGCGGATCAGCGAGAAGAAGATGTCAACGCCCATCGAGGTCCTTTGCAAAGGCTATCCCT CTGAATTCTCAACATACCTCAACTTCTGCCGCTCCCTGCGGTTTGATGACAAGCCCGACTACTCTTACCTACGTCAGCTCTTCCGCAACCTCTTCCACCGGCAGGGCTTCTCCTATGACTACGTCTTCGACTGGAACATGCTGAAATTC GGTGCAGCCCGGAACCCCGAGGACGTGGACCGGGAGCGGCGAGAGCACGAGCGCGAGGAGAGGATGGGGCAGCTACGGGGGTCCGCGACCCGAGCCCTGCCCCCTGGCCCACCCACAGGGGCCACTGCCAACCGGCTCCGCAGTGCCGCCGAGCCCGTGGCTTCCACGCCAGCCTCCCGCATCCAGCCGGCTG GCAATACTTCTCCCAGAGCGATCTCGCGGGTCGACCGGGAGAGGAAGGTGAGTATGAGGCTGCACAGGGGCGCGCCTGCCAATGTCTCCTCCTCAGACCTCACTGGGCGGCAAGAGGTCTCCCGGATCCCAGCCTCACAG ACAAGTGTGCCATTTGACCATCTCGGGAAGTGA